From Treponema sp. OMZ 787:
ATGGTTGATAGATCTTCACAGTTTGAACTTGAAGATAGAGAGTATTTTAAATCACAGCAAAGGCAGTTAATTTTCTTACTGTCACTTGCCGGTATTGCGTTGGTATTGCTTCTCTTTATCTTGTATAGAATCATAAGCCGTGAACTTGAAAGAAGAAAAAGGCTTCGTGAAGAAGAACTTTTACGCCAGGCTCAGCTTGAGCGTGAAAGAATGTTGTATGACCAGCAGATGGCAGATGCTGATGTTTCAATGACGGTTGAAGAAAGAAGACGGCAGGAACTTCAAGAAAATGCTATCAATATGGCTAGGGAACATCCTGAAGATGTTGCTCTCTTAATTAGAACTTGGCTCATGGAGGAATAATATGGCTGTAACACCTGCAAAAGAAAGAGGCAGTGCAAAAAAAGGTAAGGATATTAATTCACTTAGCGGAAGACAAAAGGCTGCTATATTTTTGGTATCTCTCGGAGGGGAAATCTCCGCAAAAATAATGGAAAGGCTTCGTGAAGATGAAGTCGAAAAAATAGTTTTTGAAATTGCAAGAACAGAAAGTGTTGAAGCCGAATTAAAAGATGCCGTTCTCCAAGAGTTTCAGGATTTAATGGCGGCTCAAAACTTTATAACAACCGGCGGTATAGATTATGCAAGAGATGTTTTGGAAAAAACATTCGGAAGTCAAAAGGCTATTGAAATAATTAATAGGCTCACGAGTTCTTTGCAAGTCCGTCCCTTCGATTTTATAAGACGTACGGATCCGGCTCACTTGCTTAACTTTATTCAGCAGGAGCATCCGCAGACAATAGCTTTGATTCTTGCCTACCTTGAGCCGCAAAAGGCATCGGTGATTTTGCAAAACCTCCCCGATGAAATTCAAAGCGATGTTGCAAGACGTGTCGCAACCATGGATACTACTTCCCCCGATGTTCTCCGTGAAGTTGAACGCGTTTTGGAAAAGAAACTGTCTACGGTTTCAAGTGAAGACTATACGGCCGCCGGAGGTGTTGACAGTATCGTTGAGATTCTTAACCTTGTTGACCGCTCTTCAGAAAAATCTATTATCGAATCTCTCGAAGATGAAGATCCCGATTTGGCCGAAGAAATCAAGAAGAAGATGTTCGTATTCGAAGATATTGTTATGCTTGACGATAGATCCATCAGTAAGGTATTGCGCGAAGTTAATAACGATGAAATGGCTAAGGCTCTTAAACAGGTTGATGCCGAGGTTCAAGATAAGATATTTAGAAATATGTCCAAGCGTGCCGGTGCCATGCTCCGCGATGAAATGGAATACATGGGTCCTATACGTGTTAAAGATGTTGAAGAAGCTCAGCAAAAGATTGTTTCGATTATCAGACACTTGGAGGATAAGGGAGAAATTGTTATCGCCAGATCCGAAGAGGATGAATTGGTATAAAATAAAACGGAGAGTTGCTTATGGCTAAAACTATTTTTAGAGGTTTTGAGGTAAACAAAAACAATAGCGATGTAGTATTTTTACAGCTTAATAAAACTTTTCAAGAAGAGCCTGAAGAAATCATTGAAGAAGAGGTAGAAGTTTACGAAGGGCCGACCATTGACGATTTAAAAAAGCAAGCTGAAGATTTTAGACTTGAATGGGAAATGCAAAAAGAGAAAATGCTTTCCGATGCTAAAGCTGAAGCCGACAGAATTATTAAAGATGCACAAAATGCTGCCTTTGATGAAGTAAAGAGACAGACAGATGAAGCTCAAGTAATTGCTCAAAATGCAAAAAATCAAGCTGAGGATATTATAGCCGAAGCCGAGCAAAAAGCCAGAGATATAATAGCAGACTCCGAAAAAAATAAAGATTCAGTAAATCGTGATGCCTATAAAGAAGGTTTTAACCGAGGCCGTGAAGAAGGTTTTAAAGAAGGAAATCTTGAAGTGCAGCGTCTGACCGACCGTCTTCACACAATAATAAATAAGACAATGGATAGACGGCAGGAAATTCTTTCTGAAACGGAACAACAGATAGTTGATCTTGTGCTTTTAATGACAAGAAAGGTGGTTAAGGTTATTTCAGAAAATCAGCGAAATGTTGTTGTTTCAAATGTTGTTCATGCCTTGCGTAAAGTTAAAGGAAGAGGTGATGTGGTCATCCGAGTAAATCTTGCTGATGTTAAAATGACTACAGAGCATACTCAAAACTTTATATCGGCTGCGGAAAATATTAAAAATATTACTGTTGTTGAAGACTCCACTGTTGATCAAGGCGGTTGTATAATTGAAACGGATTTCGGAGCAGTTGATGCACGCATAGCAAGTCAGCTTAACGAACTTGAACAAAAGATTTTGGAAATATCACCTATTAAAACAAAGATAAAGACCGGAAATATTTAAGGTGCCGATTATGGTAGATCTTTTTGATAAATATACCGATGCTGTTTCAGAAACCGATCCGATAAAATTTACAGGGCATGTTGTACGAGTTCACGATAAATTGATTGAGAGTGAAGGCCCTGTTGCTTCCGTAGGAGAGCTTTGTCAGATTATTACCGATGATAATCCTGACGGGTTAAAGGCTGAGGTCGTAGGTTTAAACGGAGTTACAGTTCAGCTTATGAGTTATACCGATGTTCAAGGTGTAAAAATAGGAGACCGTGTTATTGCAAGCGGTGAAATTCTATCTGTACCTGTAGGAGATGTATTACTCGGCCGTGTAGTAGATGCCCTCTGTAAATCTGCTGACGGCAAGCCTGAACCATATTCCGCTAAACGATATCCTGTTGTAGCTTCTCCTCCCGATGCTATGACACGCAAACCTATAAGACAAAGAATTGTTACAGGCATTCGTGCGGTTGATAGTCTTTTGGCTGTGGGACGAGGACAGCGCTTGGGAATTTTTGCCGGTACCGGTATAGGAAAATCTACCTTGCTTGGAATGATAGCTAGAAATACAAATGCCGATATAAATGTCATTGCTCTGATTGGAGAGCGAGGCCGAGAAGTTTTAGATTTTATTGAACATGATTTAGGGCCAGAAGGTTTAAAACATTCGGTAATTGTAAGTGCAACATCGGACCAAAGTGCTCTTGCAAGAATAAGAGGTGCATATACAGCTACGGCAATTGCAGAATATTTCCGTGATCAAGGAAAAGATGTTATGCTTCTTTTTGATTCGGTAACGCGTTTTGCTATGGCTCAGCGGGAAATAGGTCTTGCCATAGGGGAACCTCCTGCAACACGCGGATACACGCCAAGTGTTTTCAGTTCTTTGCCTAAACTGCTTGAAAGAAGCGGTACTTCCGAAAAAGGTTCCATTACAGGGTTTTATACCGTTTTGGTAGAAGGCGACGATATGAATGAACCTATTTCGGATGCTGTACGAGGTATTTTAGACGGACATATTGTTCTGGACAGAAACCTTGCCGAAAGAGGCCAATATCCTGCCGTCAATGTTTTAAAAAGCATTTCCCGTTTGGCAAACAGAGTGTCCGGACAAAATACAAAAGCTGCTTCAAAACGTATGCGAACCTTATTGAAAGACTATACCGAATCGGAAGATATGATAAACTTAGGTGCTTATCAAAAGGGAAGCAGTGCTGCAATAGATGATGCTATCGAACATTATCCCCGCATTTATGATTTTTTAACTCAAGAAGTAGATGATCCTGCGAAACTAAAGGATACGTTGCAAAAACTTTCGGATATTACCGGCATTGATATTCCTCCTGAAGAATTTGATGAAGCCGGTATAGGTGTGGGGGCTATAAAGAAATATGCTCAAAGCTCTGAAGCTGCTTCATTGTATAAATCTGATAGAGAGGTTAAATAATGAAAAGGTTTGAATTTCGGCTTGAAAAACTTTTGAGTTTACGTGAATTTTATGAGCATCAGGCAGAAATTGAATTGGCTCATGCTATTGCTCATAAGGATTACATAGATATTGAGTTAAATCAAATTGCTAATTTAAAAATAAAAAACGGTGCCGAATTTAATCCTGAATCGGATAAAATAAACATAACGGATCTTCATAGTGCTCAAAACTATAGTATTTTTTTAGATAAAAAAAAAGATGAATTATTAGAAAAATTGATCATTGCAGAACAAATTATTGAAGAAAAAAGAAAAATTTATATTGAAGCAGCATCAAAACGCAAGGTTATTTCAAAACTAAAAGAAAAAAAACGTGAGGTATGGGAAAAGGAAAATATAAAATCCGAAGAAAACTATATCGATGATCTTGTTACATATAAATTCGGACAAAATAAAAATATTGCAGCTAAAAATTATAATTAGTTAAGGATGAGTACATGTTAAGTATTTTTTTGGAAATAATATATGAAAGGCAACTGCGTAAAATTAATTTAAAAATTCTTAACGATTTTATTAACCTGATAAAAGAAGAAGCACGATCGAATGGAGCAGAATTTTTACAGGTTCAAGGAGGTCTTTATTTTTTATTTAAAAAAAAATCTATTGCTTATTCTTTTTCTGCTGCAAGATTTTTATATAATATAAATAAAATATTAATTGCATATAAAAATAAAATTTCAGAAGTAAGATTTATTACTGACTACTATGAAGAAGAAATTTCAAATGATGAGTTATTTGATTCATTGGTAATGTATAAAAAGCAATTAATACCTGAAATCGGTATTTTTGCCTCAAAACATGCTGCCGATAAACTTGGAAAGTATATCGATTTTACCGAAACCGATTCTTCCATGCTATTATGTAATGTATTTAAATTTTTTGAAAACATTAATTTAATAAATAATAAAAAAAATGATACGCGGCCTTCAATTATATTACACAGAAATGATAGTTGTTTTTGGGCTGTATATAATTTTATTTTATTAAATCCATTAAACATTGATTCTTTAAAATCAATGAATGCTGAAGATAAAAATGCTTTTTTGTCTACAAAAAATGTTTATGTTTATTTAAAAAAACACAGATTTTCTAAGGAAATGCCCCAATATTTTGTAGATGCTTTTTTGACAAATGCTGCAATATACTTGAAGTATTATATAAAAAAACAAAATGACGGAAAATGTGTAAAAATTTTAATAGATAATATAAACGATAAAAAAAATTTAGAAGAAGCAGAAAAAATATATGCTGTTAATAAATTTATTGAGATAGAAGCTTTAGATTCTTTATTGCCTTCAATATATAATATTCCGGATGATTTATTGCAGATAATATATATTATCCTTGTTTCAAGTAAATATTTTTTCTATGATGAAATTATGGATTTTTTACTTTCACTGAATAAAAGCAAGAATTTTTTTGATGATATTTATGCTTGGATGTATTCAATAGGAATTATTTTGGTTGAAAATAATATTTATGCTGTGCCTTATGGATTACTAGAAATTATTGAAAGACGTATTAATCTTAGCAAAAGTATGGCTGATTCCAATATCACTGAATATTTATGGAAAAAATATAAAAACGGAATTTTAAATGCAAATGCTGATGCTGAAAAAATTTTTGATTCTTTGAATTTTAAGTGTAAGTCTGATTTTTTACTTGCTTCACTATTTCATAATTATTCCGATTATTCTATAGAAAGCTTGGATCTAAAAAAGTATAAAAGCGAAACTTTCTATGATGCATTAAAATATTATCAGAATTCTATTATTGCAAACACGGATGACAGCACTGCAAAGTCATATGCATATATAAAAACCGCTATAAGTTTTTTTCAAGAAAACAAATTGGAAGCTGGAGAATATAGAGGTTTTTCTTTGTTGGCTTTCTTTAATTTAACCGAAAATAAAATATCGGATGCTATTACTTATTTTTCTTATGCCCTTGAGAATGCAGAGCATTCTCATGATACATCTTTTATTTGTGATGCATTATTTAATATAAGTATTGTATATTTTTTACAGAATAATTTAAAACAATCTATGGTGTTTTTAGATCGTTTAGCTGCTGCCGTTGATGAATATTTTGAACAAGATTGGAAGATTCCATACCTTTTTATGAAAGGCCGTGTTTATTTACAGATAGGCGAATTCAATAAAGCTTCAGAGAATTTTAAGACCGCATCAGATTTTGCTGAACTCTATTTTGATGAATTGTTGCCCTTATGTAAATCTTGGTATGCACGTTCTTTAGCATATATAGGACAAATAAAAAATGCTCAAGAACTTTTATTAAAATATATAGATTATACCGATGATGCATTATTATTTTTGCTTGAATCATTTTTATTTTATCCTATTTTAAAAAATGACTTTGAAAAATTGGATTTGGATATATCTTCAATTTATAGTGAGTATAATAATCCTGGACTCAGAGAATTCCGAAATTTAACATCAGGTTTTAGTATTGCCGAAGATTTAATTTGGTCAAACATTTATAACATGTCGATTGGTAAAAAAATATTTGATGCTTTTTATAATTATTATAATTGTAAAATTAATTTTTCAAACATGTATGATAAGGAGGAATGTAAGCTTCTTTTATCAAATTTAGAAACTTCTGCTGTTGAGTCATTATATCAAAATGATCCGTATTCATCTTTATATATGTATCTATGTTATGATTTATCGGTTAAATTATATGGAGAGAGTTCTTCTCAAACAGTTGCCTATCTAAGCAAGGCATTTAAGTCGATGCAGAAAAATGTATTAGCTATAGGTGAAAATGATATACGTGATAAGTATATGCAAAATAATTTATGGAACTCAAGACTCTTTAAGGTTGCAAAAACTCAAAAACTTATATAGTATCGGAATGTTTATGAAAGTGTATTTTGCTATTGTTAGTATTTTATTTTCTATTAATTTAAATATTTTTGCCGATGATGCATATATTAGAACTTATATTTCAGAAATGAGTATTGAAGATAAGGCTTCTCAAGTTTTAATGATGAGTATTGAGGGAAAAAAAACTTTTCCGCCTCATTTGAGTTCTTATTTTGATTCTTATACACCGGGTGCTTTTATTTTATTCGGCTATAATTTTTCTGATACCCCTGAAGCTTGTGCTTCCTATATAAAATCGGTTAAGCAGTCTATACAAAATTTATCTAAAGCAAAAACATTTATGCCTCCTTTTTTTGCGTCAGACTTTGAGGGCGGAAGAGTATATAGAATACGAAAAATCGGATCTCATCTACCTTCTCCTAAAAAAATAGCAGAAACATTAACGGAGGAAGAAGCTTTAAATTTATATACTCATACTGCCGAACAGATCAATTTATTGGGAATACATTTAAACCTGGCACCAATTGTTGAAAAAGAAAGATCTAATGAGTCTGGCTTTTTGGATGACCGCATTTTTTCTAATGATGAGGATGTTTTAATAAAGTATACTAAAGCTTTTATTTTAGGAATGAAAAAAGGCGGGGTGCTTCCTACAGTTAAGCATTTTCCCGGGAATACGGAAACAGATCCGCATCTTTCAAAAAGTATTATTGATGTCGATAAAGATATTTTTTATAAAGAATTTATTAATCCTTTTCGTAAAATTATTTATGCTTCCGAAGATCCTGTTTTAATTTCTCATGCTGAAGTTTCTTGTATAGACAAAAAGCCTTTTTGTTTTTCAAAAATAGGTATAGAAAAAATTTTGCGTAGTGAACTTAATTTTAAGGGGTTGATTATTACCGACGATATGGCTATGAAGGCTCTTAAAATGGATGGACGCTCTACAGCCGATAATGTGCTTTTAGCTTTAGCAGCAGGCTGTGATATGGTAATGTGTTCCGAACCTAAGTTTAAAGAACTTGTAGAGGTTATTTCAAAAAAAATGAAAACCGAGTCCGATTTTTTAAAAAAAATAGATGATGCGGTATTTAATATTTTAAAAACAAAAATAAAAATGGGTATTATTGATGAAGAATGTAAGCCCATCGAAAAATATAAATTTAATAAAGAAAAATTTTATAAAGCAAAAAAATCTGCTGAAGATGTTTTAAAAAATTCAAAGCAGTCTAAATAATAATTTTTTCGACGAAGATATTTTTTAAAATCATTGTGGAACACGATATTTTATTCCCATCTATTATTATTTCTGCCAAACCGCTTTCTTCATTTTTAGTTTGAAGTATTATTTTAGAATTTAATTTTAAATTTATTTTTTTGTAATATTCAAATTGAGCTTCAGAACCTGTAAGCCTTGCTATCGAGTATTCTGTCCCGCATTTTACTTTTTCTATAGGTAAATCTATACTTGTATAGTCTTTTTGATTTTTTTTAGGTATAATGGCTCCATGCGGATCCCTTTTAGGGTTGCCTAAATACTCGTCTATTTTATCTATTAAAATATCTGAAGCGGCATGCTCTAAATTTTCCGCCTCATTATGAACATCCTTCCAATCCATTTTTAGAGTTTGAAATAAAAAAGTTTCAATTAATCGGTGCCTTCTTAAAATATTAAGACCGTATTTTTTGCCTTTCTCGGTAAGGCTGCATCCAATCCTGTTTTGATATTTAATGTATCCGTATTTTTCAAGTTTTTTTACCATCGATGTAGCAGTACCTGGGGTAACATGTAATAATTTTGCAAGCTCACCGTTGGTAATTATATCTTTATCGCTTGCAGATAAAAATTTCACGATCGATTTTAAATAATTTTCTGTTGCAATTTGCGATATTTGCACTCTTCCTCCTAAAAATTAATATAAATTAAATATTTGTAATTGATTTTTCAGCTTCTTCTCTGCCTAAGGGAGATAAAAGAAGTAATCCGTTTTCTTTTTTTATATATCCCAGCCGCTTTGCTGTAAGCACAACGGCTCGAGCCTTTTTTTCTGTCCAGTTAATATGCTCGCATAAATGTTCTTCTCTTGATTCTATCATCATATTTTCTTCACCTTGGTGATGTAAAAGATGTACAATCAGCATTTTAACTGCGAAATTTATTTTTATATTTTTTTGCTCGGCTCTGCGTTTTACCAATCCATCTTTTGGGGAGAATAGGTAAGCCAGTAAAAAGAATAATCCCGTCATAGCTGCCATTGAACCGGCAATACTTCCGTCGATTTTTACTGCAAGGTAAAAGCCGCTTATTGATGCTGCTGAAGCAATCAAAATTGAAATGATTATCATATAGAAAAGACTGTTTGTCAATAAGAGGGCTGCAGCAGCCGGTGCAATCATTAGTGCCGTAACTAAAACGGCTCCGACTGAGTCAAAGGCTCCGACACAGGTAAGGCTCACTGCAAACATTAATCCGTAATGCATAATTGCAGGGGAAAAGCCGAATGTTTTTGCTAAATTTGGATCAAAGGTTGTCAATTTTAGTTCTTTAAAAAATACTATAATAAAAAGTAAATCAAATAAAAGAATCCCGCTCATTTGAACCAAACTTTTTGGAAGAGAAATATTAAATAAATTTATTCGGTCAAAAGGTGCAAAGGCTAATTCTCCCAATAAGACGGAATCGGTGTCCAAATGAACATTTCCTGCATAAAGAGAAACTAAGATAACGCCAAGACTGAATAAAAATGGAAAAACAAGGCCGATTGCTGCATCGCTTTTTATAAGCTTTGTTTTTTGTAAGGCTTCTGTAAAGATAACAGAAGCCATTCCGGCTATAACTGCACCTATTAACGGTATACTTGAAGATAATGTTTTGCTGATAAAAAATCCCAATACTATTCCTATTATTATTGAGTGGCTTATTGCATCGCTCATCAAAGACATTCTTCTTAAAACTAAAAATACTCCGCAGAGAGCACATGAAGCGGAGACAATTATTGCAGTTAATATTATTTCCATATTCATAAATTTAATTCCTTACTTCTCTTATTGCTTTAAGTATTTTGATTTTTACATAAAGTTTTTTTATCTTTGATTGAATGATTCCTCTATGAGGACTAAATAAGATTGAAATAATTGTAAATGCAGTTAAAAAACAAACTATTACTGGGCCTGTGGGCATTTTTAAAGCTTGAGAAGAAATTACCGCTCCGCCCATTCCGGATGCTGCTCCAAAAAACGCTGAAAGAATGCACATTATGCTCAATCTATCCGTCCATTGTCTTGCTGCAGCAGCCGGTGCAAGTAAAAGGGCACTCATCAAAATTACTCCGACAGATTGTATTCCTATAACTATTGTAATTACTATTAGAACTGTTAAAATTACTTCCAAAATTTTTGGAGAAAAACCTATTGATTGTGAAAATCCCGGATCAAATGTAGAAAGTTTCAGCTCTTTCCAGAAGAGAGCAACCATTATAAGAATAAATGCTTCGACCATAAAAATTATAATTACATCCTGCTGCGTGATAGTAGCCGCTTGTCCAAAGATAAATTTGTCAAGACCGCTTTTTCCGGCTCCCGGTAATTTTTGAACATAGGTTAAAAGTAAAAAGCCTAAGCCTAAAAATACACCCAACACAATACCTTGGGCTGCATCCGTGTCAACCTTTGAGTTATTTACAATGTTGTTTATAAAAAAAGTTCCTATAAGTCCCGTGATTCCTGCACCGGCTAAAAGCGGCAGAGTCATTTTAGATCCTGTAAGTAAAAATGCTATCACTACTCCGGGGAGAGCAGCGTGTGCAACTGCATCCCCTAGTAAGCTTTGTTTGCGTAAAACGGCAAAGCTGCCTACCACACCCGAACCTATGCCTAAAAGCATTGTTCCTAAAAAAACATTTCTCAAAGTATAATCGTTAAAAAAATTTATTATCTCGTTCATTTTTTTTCAGAATTGTAGGCGATCCTGCCTCCATAGGTTTTACGCAAGTTTTCTTCGGTAAAAACTTCTTCAACACTTCCCTCGGCTATTAATCTTACATTCAATAAGAGAACCCTGTCAAAGTAATCCTTTACTGTTTGAAGATCATGATGAACAACCAAAAGAGTTTTCCCTTTTGCTTTTAGCTCCTTTAAAAGTTTTACGATAGCCTGTTCGGTAGCTGCATCAACCCCTTGAAAGGGTTCATCCATAAAATAAAGATCCGCATTTTGAACAAGAGCCCTTGCCAAAAAAACTCTTTGCTGTTGACCGCCTGAAAGCTCGCTTATCTGCCGTTTTGCAAATTCTGCCATGCCGACTTTTTCCAAAGCTGACATAGCTTCTTTTTTTTCTTTTTGTCCGGGCCTTTTTATCCAGCCGAGATTTCCGTATGAACCCATTAAAACAACATCAAAGACGGTTGTCGGAAAATCCCAATCTACCGAACTTCTTTGCGGTACATAGGCTATTCTTTTCCTTTGAGATTTATATGATTTTCCGAATATTTTTATTTCGCCTGATGCGGCTGGAAGAATACCCATCATTGCTTTAAGCAAAGTAGATTTTCCGGCACCGTTTGGGCCGACTACGGCTTCCATAGCTCCTTGGGGAACGCATACATCTATATCCCAGAGTACAGGCTTTTCGCGGTAAGCCAGGGTAAGGTCTTCAACGCAAAAAGCCGGAATTAAATTTTCTTGTGAATGTTCGGCACAGCAAGTGTTCATAAAGTCATCCTTGTTAGAATAAACCTTTTATTTTTTCAAGGCATCGATTATCGTGTTTATGTTATGGGTTAACATTCCTATGTATGTTCCTTCGAAGCTGCCTTCATCTCCCATAGCATCCGAAAAAAGTTCTCCGCCTATTTCAACATTATAGCCTCTGGCTTTTACAGCTTCCTGCAAGGCTTTTACATTTTTTTCGGGAACCGAGCTTTCGACAAAGACGGCCGGAAGTTTTCTTTTTGTGATAAAGTCTGCAAGCTCCTGAACGTCCTTTGCTCCTGCCTCGCTTACAGTACTGATTCCTTGTAAGCCCCTTACTTCAAAACCGTAGGCCTTGCTGAAATAATTGAAGGCATCGTGAGCTGTAACAATAACTCTTTTTTCTTGCGGAATTTCCGAAGTTCTTTTTTTGATAAATTCGTCAAGTTCATCTAGTTTTACAATATACGCCTCATAGTTTTTCTTGAAAGCTTCTTTTTTTTGCGGAGCAAATTCTGCCAATGTTTTATATACTGATTCAGTTGCGTATTTCCATAGGTTTACATCAAACCAAACATGGGGATCGAATTCTGACTCCTCAAATGGCAATAGATGTTCTTTCGGGATACTTTCGGCAACTGCTACAGTTTTACGGGTAGAAGATATTTTTTTCAAAACCTCGCCCATCTTTGCTTCAAGATGAAGCCCGTTGTAAAAAATAATATCGGCTTTTTGAAGCTTTTCCATGTCTCCTGCGCTGGCTCTGTAGAGGTGGGGATCGACCCCTGCTCCCATTAAGGCTTGTACATTTACCTCATCTCCGCCGACAACCTTTGCTATATCGGCAACCATACCTATTGTGGCGGTAACTTTTATTTTACCGGCATCCTTGGGTTCATTTTTTGTCTCTGTTTTAGAACATGAGAAAAATACCAAACTTGATAAAATAGTAAGTAGTGTTAAGCTTGAGCTTATTAATTTTCTTTTTGTCATTTAAAATCCTTTATTTTGATGTATCAAAATTATGATTCTAATATATCAAAATAAAGCAAAAAGGTCAAGCAAAATCTGAATTTAATCCCATT
This genomic window contains:
- the troC gene encoding transition metal ABC transporter permease subunit TroC yields the protein MNEIINFFNDYTLRNVFLGTMLLGIGSGVVGSFAVLRKQSLLGDAVAHAALPGVVIAFLLTGSKMTLPLLAGAGITGLIGTFFINNIVNNSKVDTDAAQGIVLGVFLGLGFLLLTYVQKLPGAGKSGLDKFIFGQAATITQQDVIIIFMVEAFILIMVALFWKELKLSTFDPGFSQSIGFSPKILEVILTVLIVITIVIGIQSVGVILMSALLLAPAAAARQWTDRLSIMCILSAFFGAASGMGGAVISSQALKMPTGPVIVCFLTAFTIISILFSPHRGIIQSKIKKLYVKIKILKAIREVRN
- a CDS encoding metal ABC transporter permease, which translates into the protein MNMEIILTAIIVSASCALCGVFLVLRRMSLMSDAISHSIIIGIVLGFFISKTLSSSIPLIGAVIAGMASVIFTEALQKTKLIKSDAAIGLVFPFLFSLGVILVSLYAGNVHLDTDSVLLGELAFAPFDRINLFNISLPKSLVQMSGILLFDLLFIIVFFKELKLTTFDPNLAKTFGFSPAIMHYGLMFAVSLTCVGAFDSVGAVLVTALMIAPAAAALLLTNSLFYMIIISILIASAASISGFYLAVKIDGSIAGSMAAMTGLFFLLAYLFSPKDGLVKRRAEQKNIKINFAVKMLIVHLLHHQGEENMMIESREEHLCEHINWTEKKARAVVLTAKRLGYIKKENGLLLLSPLGREEAEKSITNI
- a CDS encoding metal ABC transporter ATP-binding protein, producing MNTCCAEHSQENLIPAFCVEDLTLAYREKPVLWDIDVCVPQGAMEAVVGPNGAGKSTLLKAMMGILPAASGEIKIFGKSYKSQRKRIAYVPQRSSVDWDFPTTVFDVVLMGSYGNLGWIKRPGQKEKKEAMSALEKVGMAEFAKRQISELSGGQQQRVFLARALVQNADLYFMDEPFQGVDAATEQAIVKLLKELKAKGKTLLVVHHDLQTVKDYFDRVLLLNVRLIAEGSVEEVFTEENLRKTYGGRIAYNSEKK
- a CDS encoding metal ABC transporter solute-binding protein, Zn/Mn family, which encodes MTKRKLISSSLTLLTILSSLVFFSCSKTETKNEPKDAGKIKVTATIGMVADIAKVVGGDEVNVQALMGAGVDPHLYRASAGDMEKLQKADIIFYNGLHLEAKMGEVLKKISSTRKTVAVAESIPKEHLLPFEESEFDPHVWFDVNLWKYATESVYKTLAEFAPQKKEAFKKNYEAYIVKLDELDEFIKKRTSEIPQEKRVIVTAHDAFNYFSKAYGFEVRGLQGISTVSEAGAKDVQELADFITKRKLPAVFVESSVPEKNVKALQEAVKARGYNVEIGGELFSDAMGDEGSFEGTYIGMLTHNINTIIDALKK